In Hypomesus transpacificus isolate Combined female unplaced genomic scaffold, fHypTra1 scaffold_205, whole genome shotgun sequence, one genomic interval encodes:
- the nr2f6b gene encoding nuclear receptor subfamily 2 group F member 6b isoform X1 gives MAMVSGGWGNPNGDTNGLGEKAYLRGDEEESSPRAGSSDVEVGDEDKVCVVDCVVCGDKSSGKHYGVFTCEGCKSFFKRSIRRNLNYSCRSNRECQIDQHHRNQCQYCRLKKCFRVGMRKEAVQRGRIPPTHSGISPTSLAGGVGGGGPGHGGGGGGDYFNGQPVSELISQMLRAEPYPSSRYGQPFSQPQQQMQGAGGASVMGIDNICELAARLLFSTIEWARNIPYFPELPVSEQVALLRLSWSELFILNAAQSALPLHMAPLLAAAGFHSSPMSAERVVSFMDQVRVFQDQVDKLTRLQVDSAEYSCLKAIALFSPDACGLTDPSHVESLQEKAQVALTEYERMQYPGQPQRFGRLLLRLPALRAVPASLISQLFFMRLVGKTPIETLIRDMQLSGSSISWPYAPGQ, from the exons ATGGCCATGGTgagtgggggatgggggaaCCCCAACGGGGACACAAACGGGCTTGGGGAGAAGGCTTACCTCCGGGGGGACGAGGAGGAAAGCTCCCCCCGGGCTGGCAGCAGCGACGTGGAGGTGGGGGACGAGGACAAGGTGTGCGTGGTGGACTGCGTGGTGTGCGGAGACAAGTCCAGTGGGAAGCATTACGGGGTGTTTACCTGTGAGGGCTGCAAGAGCTTCTTCAAGAGAAGCATCAGGCGTAACCTCAACTACTCCTGCAG GTCGAATCGGGAATGCCAGATCGACCAGCATCACCGGAACCAGTGTCAATACTGCCGGCTGAAGAAATGTTTCCGAGTTGGCATGCGTAAAGAAG cAGTCCAGCGTGGACGCATCCCTCCAACTCACTCCGGTATCAGTCCCACCTCCCTGGCCGGGGGGGTCGGGGGCGGCGGGCCGGGCCACGGCGGCGGCGGGGGCGGAGACTACTTCAACGGCCAGCCGGTGTCGGAGCTCATCTCCCAGATGCTCCGCGCCGAGCCCTACCCCAGCAGCCGCTACGGCCAGCCGTTCAGCCAGCCGCAGCAGCAGATGCAGGGCGCCGGCGGGGCCTCGGTCATGGGCATCGACAACATCTGCGAGCTGGCCGCCCGCCTGCTCTTCAGCACCATCGAGTGGGCCAGGAACATCCCTTACTTTCCCGAGCTGCCCGTGTCGGAGCAGGTGGCCCTGCTGCGGCTGAGCTGGAGCGAGCTGTTCATCTTGAACGCCGCCCAGTCCGCCCTGCCGCTGCACATGGCACCTCTCCTGGCCGCCGCCGGCTTCCACTCCTCGCCCATGTCGGCGGAGAGGGTGGTGTCCTTCATGGACCAGGTGAGAGTGTTCCAGGACCAGGTGGACAAGCTGACCAGGCTGCAGGTGGACTCTGCCGAGTACAGCTGCCTCAAAGCCATAGCCCTTTTCTCACCAG ATGCGTGTGGTCTGACCGACCCTTCCCATGTGGAGAGCCTGCAGGAGAAGGCCCAGGTGGCCCTGACGGAGTACGAGAGGATGCAGTACCCGGGTCAGCCCCAGCGCTTCGGCCGCCTGCTGCTGCGCCTGCCTGCCCTGCGTGCCGTGCCGGCCAGCCTCATCTCCCAGCTGTTCTTCATGCGCCTGGTGGGCAAGACCCCCATTGAGACGCTCATCCGAGACATGCAGCTGTCCGGGAGCTCCATCAGCTGGCCCTACGCGCCCGGACAGTGA
- the nr2f6b gene encoding nuclear receptor subfamily 2 group F member 6b isoform X2, producing MAMVSGGWGNPNGDTNGLGEKAYLRGDEEESSPRAGSSDVEVGDEDKVCVVDCVVCGDKSSGKHYGVFTCEGCKSFFKRSIRRNLNYSCRSNRECQIDQHHRNQCQYCRLKKCFRVGMRKEVQRGRIPPTHSGISPTSLAGGVGGGGPGHGGGGGGDYFNGQPVSELISQMLRAEPYPSSRYGQPFSQPQQQMQGAGGASVMGIDNICELAARLLFSTIEWARNIPYFPELPVSEQVALLRLSWSELFILNAAQSALPLHMAPLLAAAGFHSSPMSAERVVSFMDQVRVFQDQVDKLTRLQVDSAEYSCLKAIALFSPDACGLTDPSHVESLQEKAQVALTEYERMQYPGQPQRFGRLLLRLPALRAVPASLISQLFFMRLVGKTPIETLIRDMQLSGSSISWPYAPGQ from the exons ATGGCCATGGTgagtgggggatgggggaaCCCCAACGGGGACACAAACGGGCTTGGGGAGAAGGCTTACCTCCGGGGGGACGAGGAGGAAAGCTCCCCCCGGGCTGGCAGCAGCGACGTGGAGGTGGGGGACGAGGACAAGGTGTGCGTGGTGGACTGCGTGGTGTGCGGAGACAAGTCCAGTGGGAAGCATTACGGGGTGTTTACCTGTGAGGGCTGCAAGAGCTTCTTCAAGAGAAGCATCAGGCGTAACCTCAACTACTCCTGCAG GTCGAATCGGGAATGCCAGATCGACCAGCATCACCGGAACCAGTGTCAATACTGCCGGCTGAAGAAATGTTTCCGAGTTGGCATGCGTAAAGAAG TCCAGCGTGGACGCATCCCTCCAACTCACTCCGGTATCAGTCCCACCTCCCTGGCCGGGGGGGTCGGGGGCGGCGGGCCGGGCCACGGCGGCGGCGGGGGCGGAGACTACTTCAACGGCCAGCCGGTGTCGGAGCTCATCTCCCAGATGCTCCGCGCCGAGCCCTACCCCAGCAGCCGCTACGGCCAGCCGTTCAGCCAGCCGCAGCAGCAGATGCAGGGCGCCGGCGGGGCCTCGGTCATGGGCATCGACAACATCTGCGAGCTGGCCGCCCGCCTGCTCTTCAGCACCATCGAGTGGGCCAGGAACATCCCTTACTTTCCCGAGCTGCCCGTGTCGGAGCAGGTGGCCCTGCTGCGGCTGAGCTGGAGCGAGCTGTTCATCTTGAACGCCGCCCAGTCCGCCCTGCCGCTGCACATGGCACCTCTCCTGGCCGCCGCCGGCTTCCACTCCTCGCCCATGTCGGCGGAGAGGGTGGTGTCCTTCATGGACCAGGTGAGAGTGTTCCAGGACCAGGTGGACAAGCTGACCAGGCTGCAGGTGGACTCTGCCGAGTACAGCTGCCTCAAAGCCATAGCCCTTTTCTCACCAG ATGCGTGTGGTCTGACCGACCCTTCCCATGTGGAGAGCCTGCAGGAGAAGGCCCAGGTGGCCCTGACGGAGTACGAGAGGATGCAGTACCCGGGTCAGCCCCAGCGCTTCGGCCGCCTGCTGCTGCGCCTGCCTGCCCTGCGTGCCGTGCCGGCCAGCCTCATCTCCCAGCTGTTCTTCATGCGCCTGGTGGGCAAGACCCCCATTGAGACGCTCATCCGAGACATGCAGCTGTCCGGGAGCTCCATCAGCTGGCCCTACGCGCCCGGACAGTGA